cacttggggcgttgaattcttcatgtgaggaagccatccagctggcttacggaaggtcggtggttctacacaggtgcccgctcgtgatgaaataatgctcagaggggcacctggggtcttcctccaccattaaagctggaacgtcgccatatgacctatcatgtgtcggtgcgacgttaaatccaaaaaaaaaatgatattaatctagtggtcttctactgtGTAAAACGAATTAGAAAATTTAGCATGGTCCCCAAGACGAAAATATTGCACTGGTTTAAAAATTAACGCGTTtgctatttctatttattttctttttactcagGCACTGGAAGTTTTTTATGCTTTGTTAGGTGATTTGCTGGAATTGTAGATCAGTTATAAATAGATAATTCCAGAGTccatggtttaaaaaaaatgagttcTTACATTTTTGCATTTGAAAATGACACCCAGttctttattaattttgaaaattaacccttaccctgctaaatttctgcaatgaacttatccatctttgaattttgtaccattaactgttaaaaggggtgcttaccaaacataTACTGAATGAATTGCgaacactggtcgcaaaggcaggatcaattacgtccagcatgctaagggttaacgACAACATGTTAAATGGGATTTTTATGACATTGAAATCTTGTCTAGCAAAGCATATGTCAtgtgaaattattaaaattttacataattacatAATTTTTTCCCGATTTACCACAGATCGAGGGGTTAGAGCGAAgctggtctatctgtatatagaaatagaagcagatagaccagtttcgctctaaccCCTCGAGATGTAATATTTTCTCCATTCTGTGCACAAAAACACCAAAACTTGGACATTCATCTTAAGAATTATGCGTTTTCGACATATGACTGACGTTTAAATATTTTGTGAGGCAGTGCCCCTTTAAGACAAATTTTGGAGATGAAAGTCcgattatttattgtttttgtacacgaaaatttttaaaatgtccaTATCTCAGGTAATTGCTTTTCTAAAGTGTAAGTTCTCAACAGAAACAATTCGTGCAATTATAACTAGGATTTCAAtgcattatatgagccgcgccacgagaaaaccaacaaagtggctttggccaggatccatgctgttcgctttcaaagtctattggaaatagagaaactgttagcgaacagcatggatcctgaccagactgcgcggatgcgcaggctggtctggatccatgctggtcgcaaagccactatgttggttttctcatggtgcaactGAATTATATTTTTCTTACAGGAGAGAAATTTTCCTAGGCAGCTTAAGTCTAAAATGCCACTACTTACGAAACTCAGGCACCAATTGGCCTTGATGCTTATTGCACTGGCGTCTTTATTCGTCATTGGAGGTAACATTTAATACTAAGTTTTAATAGTTGCTACATTCATTTCGCAGTATGAAATACGTATGTGCCCTAACTTGCTGAttggtaactttttttttttttacttgtctgcGTAAAATAGTAAAGAATACTAAACATATCGGGTCGTTTTTGATTTTATACATTGTTAAATTATACTTCAGGTCGCTTTACAGCTCCGGTGCATTTCTTCAGGATACAGAAACCAGCATACGTTTTAGTGGGATATACTTCGTCGTTGTCTTTTCGTCAGACCACCTCATTTAATTCTACTTTAAAAACGCCAATACCTGCAACTGAAAGATGGAAAAATGAATCTGTGAGTATAAAGGGCTAGTATTTCATGAGAACACAGGTTTTTTTAAGTGAAACAGTCTCACCAGAACCCATTTTCTTTATTCGTGAGCCAGTCTCATGAGAACAGTTTCTTTATTCGTATACCAGCCTCATGAGAACTCGTGAAAAAGATACTTCGTGAACGGAACTTGTCGATCACCGTGAGAGAAATTTAAATGGCTGATAATGATACATGCGAGCTTGTAAAGGTCttggaaaaatgtttttgttcCTAAAAATGTAGGattttttattcatgtaataaaaatttaatgtctcTGCCTAGCTACAATTATAATGAAACATGGTACTCGGTAACCGTTAGGCCGAGGTTGTTGGCTTCGAATCACCTGCACTCTTTGCTTTAGGTATTCATCAGGCTTATTGAATTATGCCCAGAGGACCTAGGCCCATTTTCCTCTTCAAttaagtcgccatattacctatattGTACAATTGACTTGAAATCCAAATATTGTAATGAGCTGGTTATCTTTATTTTATAACGTAGGTTTATTATTAACTCAAGTTGTACAGGGTAACTTATACgaagtacaaaaacaaaacagtacCGTTAATACTGTTATTAGCAGCGATTAGATAATGATAATATATTtcctttataccccagtcacacatacggcgcggacagctacgtctagccacggatagaaacgtagtaatccgtatcgatccatatctgagccgtacggattgatacggataactacattaaggtacggctcaggtacggatcgttacggattactacgtttctatccttTGTCAAAGGTATCGGCCCgatacaatttctccttctttgctgtatagtaaaacaagcacttttggacatggattgtgaatttcacaacaaaattgcagcattgacagctctgtatttctgaagagtaatactatcccagtcaatatatcacagaaaaacaccaccatcaacgatgaacttttttgctacacatcaaagtatctagtccatgtttaaatttcccactgacatctgtcatggccaccagtctggtgtagttttttaaaccttccgcacagaaatgtaatcctgaaaaacacacataaaacaacttttaaagacatcagatatgacaaaaaatgtacacagtatcaataaatacatttggaatataacatgtcaaagtagggatagcgttaaattaggaacttcaaaatttcaaagaactactttctaggatacaacgacccggaagtacttctataccggggtgacacccaAACGTAGCtgtccgcgccgtatgtgtgactgtggtattaatgCGTACGATACCATTATCTGCATTTTTAAAAGCACGTGAAtgccacagaaaaaaaaacaacattactttCATATGTAAACTTATTTTGAATAGAATACATCGGCATGTTgagaaagttttataaaagtgTTTTAGATTTACAGTATTGTGAATGTTTTATATCGATTATTCAACACTTTTGAACTTGTGTAATTTTTGTTCTTCGTAGTGCAAGTCTTTTAACTTAAATATTCAGAAAGAGTTAGTTTGAAGGGaagtaaagttgtttttttctctagAAAACACGataacttattatttcttttcagacaaaatacataaaaactaaTGGAGAAATGAATGCAGACAAGACGAGAAGTTCTTGTAAGAAATTTCAGTCGTTTCAACAGAAAATCCAATTTACTGTGAGGTGGAACGAAAACAAAACCTTACTTTTGTGTCCAATCTATAAAGTCGGAACGACCTTCTGGAGGCGGGTGTTTATGATAGATAGTGAAAAGAAATTTTCCCACCTTGTAAACCCATATGAAATTTCTTTTGATACGGAATACGCTGCAACAAAGTTCGTTTGGAATCCAAGGATCAAATCCAAGCCATACAAAGTAATGTTCACAAGAGACCCATACAATAGATTATTTTCATTCTATGTGGACAAATTATTAGCGCCGAATCCTTACTTCTGGAAAACTGTCGGTGTAAAGATAGCTGCATTAACTAGAGGGGTTCGGGGACGAACACGTAAAGATATATGCGGACATGACATAACATTCCCCGAATTTATTAAGTACGTTATTCATACACTTGAAACAAGAAGAGATGTTGACCCACATTGGGTAGAAATGGAAAGAAGTTGCTACCCTTGTGAAATGGAGTACGATTTTGTGGGTAAAATGGAAAACTTTCAAGAAGATTCGATAGATATTCTCAAAAAACTCGGATTAACAAAGATGGCGTCATTTTTGGAGAAAAATGGAAAGGAAGTTTCCGACATTGATGCTATCGGCGACACATTAAATCAGCCGTTTGCATTTCGAAAACAATATGGAAGGTGCATATCCTTTAAAGAGGCAATATTACGCTCTTGGCGCAAACTACAAATAAGAGGTCTCATCGAAAACGATACACTTAACATAACTTTAATAAATGATAGTGCATTAACGTTGAGCGGTATTATTGCTATTGCTAAGGAATTAAGAAAATCGTCCACTGCTCCAGGGcgcaaacaaatcaaaaatgcAATGTACAAGGCAATTTGGAGCAATGTGAGTCTAAGTGATTTGTACAAACTTCAAGAGCTTTACGCCAAAGACTTTAACCTGTTTGGTTATGATAACATGCCAACTACAATATTTCCGTGaggtacagaaatataaaatCACAGTCAAGTGGAATATAtatttgctttcatattttacaag
This Mercenaria mercenaria strain notata chromosome 17, MADL_Memer_1, whole genome shotgun sequence DNA region includes the following protein-coding sequences:
- the LOC123537423 gene encoding carbohydrate sulfotransferase 9-like, which encodes MPLLTKLRHQLALMLIALASLFVIGGRFTAPVHFFRIQKPAYVLVGYTSSLSFRQTTSFNSTLKTPIPATERWKNESTKYIKTNGEMNADKTRSSCKKFQSFQQKIQFTVRWNENKTLLLCPIYKVGTTFWRRVFMIDSEKKFSHLVNPYEISFDTEYAATKFVWNPRIKSKPYKVMFTRDPYNRLFSFYVDKLLAPNPYFWKTVGVKIAALTRGVRGRTRKDICGHDITFPEFIKYVIHTLETRRDVDPHWVEMERSCYPCEMEYDFVGKMENFQEDSIDILKKLGLTKMASFLEKNGKEVSDIDAIGDTLNQPFAFRKQYGRCISFKEAILRSWRKLQIRGLIENDTLNITLINDSALTLSGIIAIAKELRKSSTAPGRKQIKNAMYKAIWSNVSLSDLYKLQELYAKDFNLFGYDNMPTTIFP